A genomic stretch from Phycisphaerae bacterium includes:
- a CDS encoding zinc dependent phospholipase C family protein codes for MRRRTLTFIFSIALLVLFWNTSTAIAWGPGTHVKLAADLLANLELLPAGVAALLAAHRRAFTYGNVATDTVLAKKLSKVKQVCHRWATGFGLLESAESDEGRAFAWGYLAHLAADTVAHNKFLPRQLAVARSTIGFGHFYWEVRADSLVTRPQWDGLRLLLRSSYPEPERLLRAHLTATMLSFGTNRLIFKQMNMLASEQAWRRSVDFWARLSRFSLDQAVIHDYHHESIHRIIDVLTLGKSSVLLHEDPNGNAALAYARAQRRQIFQMKRAKLPDATVIREAAAGHAPRPNRAIQIRSADARQRIDLGER; via the coding sequence GTGAGACGGCGCACACTGACCTTCATATTTTCGATTGCCTTGCTTGTTCTGTTTTGGAACACGTCCACCGCCATCGCCTGGGGCCCGGGCACACACGTCAAGCTGGCGGCGGACCTGCTGGCGAATCTTGAACTGTTGCCCGCGGGGGTGGCCGCACTGCTCGCGGCCCATCGGCGCGCGTTTACATACGGGAACGTGGCGACCGATACGGTGCTCGCAAAAAAATTGAGCAAGGTCAAACAGGTGTGTCACCGATGGGCGACAGGCTTCGGCCTGCTCGAATCAGCGGAATCGGACGAGGGCCGTGCGTTCGCGTGGGGATATCTTGCCCATCTAGCGGCCGACACGGTCGCGCACAACAAATTTCTTCCGCGTCAGCTTGCGGTTGCGCGAAGCACGATCGGCTTCGGTCATTTCTACTGGGAAGTACGAGCGGACTCGCTTGTTACGCGGCCGCAGTGGGATGGATTGAGACTTCTGCTGAGGTCCAGTTACCCAGAGCCAGAGCGGTTATTGCGGGCGCATCTGACGGCGACGATGCTGTCTTTCGGGACCAATCGTCTCATCTTCAAGCAAATGAACATGCTGGCCAGTGAGCAGGCATGGCGACGTTCGGTTGATTTCTGGGCGAGACTGAGCCGATTTTCGCTCGATCAAGCCGTCATCCACGATTATCACCACGAGTCGATTCATCGGATTATTGATGTGCTTACACTGGGAAAGTCATCCGTACTGCTTCATGAAGACCCGAACGGCAACGCGGCGCTGGCCTATGCCCGGGCACAGCGGCGGCAGATCTTCCAGATGAAGCGAGCCAAATTGCCGGACGCCACCGTGATCCGAGAGGCTGCGGCGGGCCATGCCCCGCGCCCGAATCGCGCGATTCAGATCCGTTCCGCCGATGCGCGCCAGCGTATCGACCTCGGCGAGCGATGA
- a CDS encoding FHA domain-containing protein, whose amino-acid sequence MSIRPAQRERVMTVALVTFGKSGERKDFTLEKKATVIGRKPDADLRIPLSDVSRAHCELTLNGKAATIRDLGSSNGTFVNGERVDDDVTLAPGDRIRVGSITFVVQIDGEPAKIGIDAVRPTAAQTRPQAATGKKATSDAATEVGASPADAALEDLEDLDLDDLDIDDLSDIDLSEEGSGALDELEELDEDDLIVDDDEDEK is encoded by the coding sequence GTGTCGATTCGACCTGCGCAGCGAGAACGTGTTATGACGGTTGCCCTGGTGACGTTTGGTAAATCGGGCGAACGCAAGGATTTCACCCTGGAAAAAAAGGCAACAGTTATCGGCCGAAAACCGGATGCCGACTTGCGCATCCCGTTGAGCGATGTCTCCCGCGCACACTGCGAACTCACCCTGAACGGCAAGGCGGCAACCATTCGTGATCTGGGAAGTAGCAACGGCACCTTCGTGAATGGCGAGCGCGTGGACGACGATGTCACGCTCGCGCCCGGCGATCGGATTCGAGTCGGTTCCATCACATTTGTGGTTCAGATCGACGGCGAACCGGCAAAGATCGGAATCGATGCCGTCCGTCCCACGGCGGCCCAAACCAGGCCGCAGGCCGCCACCGGAAAGAAGGCCACATCGGACGCGGCGACGGAAGTGGGTGCATCGCCGGCGGATGCCGCGCTCGAAGATCTGGAGGATCTCGACCTCGATGATTTGGATATCGACGATCTAAGCGATATCGATCTGTCAGAGGAGGGCAGCGGGGCGCTCGATGAACTCGAGGAACTCGACGAGGACGATCTGATCGTCGATGATGACGAAGACGAGAAGTGA
- the hemW gene encoding radical SAM family heme chaperone HemW → MSDVIQESAHPEKESIGWYIHLPFCRTKCGYCDFYSIPTIEHLISDLVGAIKTEMAARDPVRPVESIFVGGGTPTELPGDALGELLSAIRARAGQPEEWTVEANPSSVTELKLDTLLARGVNRISFGAQSFHPDDLRVLERLHDPTQIGESVRAARESGFANINLDLIYGIPGQSVGRWRDTLRRAIDLDAEHLSCYDLMYEEGTALTRQLRAGRLRPADESLEADMFALTIDELSASGFAQYEISNFAKPGRECRSNVIYWENREYLGVGPSAVSYLDGRRRKNAADVRRYCDWAGAFRAGSADDEAIVIESESLSPRARACETAVQMLRLTRGIDIAAFRRRSGMDPLVLFAEPIKQFAAMGLLIADAKSIRLTRQGLFVANRIMLEFLLPEEGEWPEGKHRGAITDLPNARFGSRISLPILGG, encoded by the coding sequence ATGTCGGACGTAATTCAAGAATCTGCACACCCGGAAAAGGAATCCATTGGCTGGTACATCCACCTGCCTTTCTGCCGAACAAAATGCGGCTACTGCGATTTCTATTCCATCCCGACGATCGAGCACCTCATCAGCGATCTGGTCGGGGCAATCAAAACCGAAATGGCCGCGCGGGACCCCGTACGCCCCGTGGAGTCGATTTTCGTCGGTGGCGGAACGCCAACCGAGCTGCCGGGGGATGCGCTCGGCGAACTGCTCTCCGCGATCCGCGCGCGTGCGGGTCAACCGGAGGAATGGACCGTCGAGGCCAATCCATCCAGTGTGACTGAACTGAAGCTCGACACGCTGCTAGCACGCGGTGTGAATCGGATCTCATTCGGCGCACAGTCTTTTCATCCGGACGATCTGAGAGTGCTTGAACGGCTGCATGATCCCACGCAGATCGGCGAATCAGTGCGAGCGGCGCGCGAATCGGGCTTTGCAAACATCAACCTGGACCTGATCTACGGCATACCGGGACAATCGGTGGGCCGATGGCGCGACACGCTGCGACGGGCAATCGATCTCGATGCCGAGCATCTGTCATGTTACGACCTCATGTATGAAGAGGGCACGGCACTGACGCGACAGCTTCGCGCAGGCCGACTCCGACCGGCCGATGAAAGTCTCGAAGCCGACATGTTCGCCCTGACGATCGACGAACTTTCAGCGTCGGGCTTTGCGCAGTACGAAATCAGCAATTTTGCCAAGCCCGGGCGTGAGTGCCGTTCAAACGTCATCTACTGGGAAAATCGCGAGTACCTCGGCGTCGGTCCATCCGCGGTCAGCTATCTGGATGGTCGCCGGCGGAAGAACGCTGCGGACGTGCGGCGATATTGCGACTGGGCCGGCGCATTCCGCGCGGGATCAGCTGATGACGAGGCGATCGTGATCGAATCCGAATCGCTCTCGCCCCGTGCACGCGCCTGCGAAACCGCGGTCCAGATGCTGCGTTTGACGCGTGGAATTGACATCGCCGCGTTCCGACGACGATCGGGCATGGATCCCCTTGTCCTGTTCGCCGAGCCAATCAAGCAATTCGCCGCGATGGGGCTTCTCATTGCGGACGCGAAGTCGATCCGACTCACGCGACAGGGCCTCTTCGTCGCAAACCGGATCATGCTGGAGTTTCTGCTGCCGGAAGAGGGAGAATGGCCCGAGGGCAAGCATCGCGGTGCAATCACCGACTTGCCGAACGCTCGATTCGGCAGCCGAATCAGTCTTCCGATCCTCGGCGGCTGA
- a CDS encoding acyl-CoA thioesterase, translating into MSDEKPLACDLRIRVRYAETDPMGYLHHSKYFEYFEMGRTELLRLAGFRYRDLEARGVLFAVAKVECRFRAPAHYDDDLVLTTRIERMTRARIDHSYALKRDGLLLCEAASTLACIDRTGSLIPIPDEIYIEAERRG; encoded by the coding sequence ATGAGCGACGAGAAGCCGCTGGCCTGTGATTTGCGGATTCGGGTTCGGTACGCCGAGACCGACCCGATGGGCTATTTACATCATTCCAAATACTTCGAGTACTTCGAGATGGGCCGAACGGAACTGCTGCGCCTCGCCGGTTTCCGTTACCGCGATCTGGAAGCGCGCGGGGTTCTGTTTGCGGTGGCCAAGGTGGAATGCCGGTTTCGTGCCCCCGCGCATTACGACGATGATCTGGTGCTGACGACCCGCATCGAACGAATGACGCGCGCTCGCATCGATCATTCTTACGCGCTGAAGCGCGACGGCCTGCTGCTGTGTGAGGCAGCATCGACCCTGGCCTGCATCGATCGAACGGGATCACTGATTCCGATTCCCGATGAAATCTACATCGAGGCGGAGCGGCGCGGTTAG
- the murQ gene encoding N-acetylmuramic acid 6-phosphate etherase — translation MVKDRGHLLTEQRNKGSHSLDSLSIGAAFDVMNSEDRSVPLAVAKARTDIIKAIHLVSMSWQQGGRLFYVGAGTSGRLGVLDASECPPTFRSDPKMVRGIIAGGRKALWRAVEGAEDDPKSAGVELRKHKVGPRDVVMGIATGGTTPYVHGALAEAKRHRARTIFFACVPRAQVKASADVDIRVVTGPEVLTGSTRLKAGTATKLTLNMITTLSMVRLGKVYGNLMVDLNSRACRKLVDRATRVVMTAADVPRDEAGRLLKAANGSAKTAILMARLGVKRAEAERRLARHGGHLRTALEA, via the coding sequence ATTGTGAAGGATCGGGGACATCTTCTGACGGAGCAGCGTAACAAAGGCTCGCATTCGCTCGATTCGCTTTCGATCGGCGCGGCCTTTGATGTCATGAATTCCGAGGATCGTTCGGTGCCGCTGGCCGTCGCGAAGGCGCGTACGGACATCATCAAGGCGATTCACCTCGTCTCGATGTCATGGCAGCAGGGCGGGCGTCTGTTTTATGTCGGCGCGGGAACGAGCGGACGCCTCGGCGTGCTCGACGCGTCAGAATGCCCGCCAACATTTCGCTCGGATCCGAAAATGGTGCGCGGCATCATTGCGGGCGGCAGGAAAGCGCTCTGGCGGGCTGTCGAAGGCGCGGAGGACGATCCGAAGTCCGCCGGCGTCGAACTGCGCAAGCACAAGGTGGGTCCCCGCGATGTCGTGATGGGAATCGCAACGGGCGGCACGACGCCATATGTCCACGGAGCGCTCGCCGAGGCGAAACGCCACCGGGCTCGGACGATTTTCTTTGCCTGCGTCCCCCGTGCGCAGGTGAAGGCATCGGCCGATGTGGACATTCGTGTCGTGACCGGTCCCGAGGTTCTTACCGGATCCACCCGCCTCAAGGCAGGAACAGCCACCAAATTGACGCTGAATATGATCACGACGTTGAGCATGGTGCGATTGGGAAAGGTCTATGGAAATTTGATGGTGGACCTCAACAGCCGGGCGTGCCGAAAACTTGTCGATCGGGCTACACGGGTGGTCATGACCGCCGCTGACGTTCCACGCGACGAGGCCGGACGGTTGCTGAAGGCGGCGAATGGCAGCGCGAAAACGGCGATTCTGATGGCGCGACTCGGGGTGAAGCGAGCGGAAGCTGAGCGAAGACTGGCTCGCCACGGCGGTCATCTGCGTACTGCGTTGGAAGCGTAA
- a CDS encoding anhydro-N-acetylmuramic acid kinase, protein MAKPMVWFTRRCGEGLTLGRSGKRARIVLGLNSGTSADGVDAVACEISGRGINMKVRVIGHEAVGYSPSLRQSLLAAMAPAQARTEDICRLHAAVGQAFAHAARRAMGRFGLKRIDLVGSHGQTICHLPPGRPVKPPHRRSAGRARPALLSKLKESSASGRQTGTLQIGDPTLIASATMAPVVSDFRHSDMAVGGQGAPLVPWTDFVLFGDRQRNRIIQNIGGIANLTWLPAACGSADVIAYDCGPGNMVIDALVTHFTGGQKTFDRNGAMAGRGKVLPAVLADLLGHPFLLRRPPKSCGREEFGVAFTAALLKRHARIKAGAEDWIATATWFTAECIVRAYAAQRATTHRLRTAAARTASKGIVRSSGARATAEKPAIRRTGIAVQSRGSKIDEVIVCGGGAMNATLMSAISECARRFGIADELRIRPMDEFGISTQAKEGVSFAMLAVACVDRIPANLPQVTGARRPVVLGQICDLRHSRMNDIDGSSL, encoded by the coding sequence GTGGCAAAACCGATGGTGTGGTTCACTCGACGATGCGGCGAGGGCCTCACTTTGGGACGCAGCGGAAAGCGGGCTCGGATTGTTCTGGGACTCAACAGCGGGACAAGCGCCGACGGCGTGGATGCAGTCGCCTGTGAGATATCCGGACGCGGAATCAATATGAAAGTCCGCGTCATTGGGCATGAAGCGGTCGGATATTCACCATCGCTCCGCCAAAGTCTGTTGGCTGCCATGGCTCCGGCGCAGGCGCGGACCGAGGATATCTGTCGGCTCCATGCGGCAGTCGGGCAAGCCTTTGCACATGCCGCGCGCCGGGCGATGGGTCGGTTCGGGCTGAAACGCATCGATCTGGTTGGATCTCACGGACAGACGATCTGTCATTTGCCGCCGGGCCGACCCGTCAAACCGCCTCATCGCCGAAGCGCCGGCAGGGCGCGACCGGCTTTGCTTTCGAAGTTGAAAGAATCATCTGCATCTGGACGACAGACCGGAACCCTCCAGATCGGCGATCCGACGTTGATCGCGTCAGCCACCATGGCGCCCGTCGTGTCAGATTTTCGGCACTCGGATATGGCGGTCGGCGGACAGGGCGCGCCTCTGGTTCCCTGGACCGATTTCGTGCTCTTTGGTGACCGGCAACGGAATCGAATCATTCAAAACATCGGGGGGATCGCCAATCTGACATGGCTGCCTGCGGCGTGCGGTTCGGCCGACGTTATCGCCTATGATTGCGGTCCGGGAAACATGGTGATTGATGCTCTGGTCACTCACTTCACCGGCGGGCAAAAGACCTTCGATCGTAATGGAGCGATGGCCGGGCGTGGAAAGGTCCTGCCGGCGGTGCTTGCTGACCTGCTTGGCCATCCTTTCCTGCTTCGCAGGCCGCCGAAGAGTTGCGGACGCGAGGAGTTCGGCGTCGCATTCACAGCCGCTCTTTTGAAGCGGCATGCTCGGATCAAGGCCGGTGCAGAAGACTGGATTGCGACGGCGACATGGTTCACCGCCGAGTGTATCGTTCGAGCCTATGCGGCGCAAAGGGCAACGACGCATCGGCTACGTACGGCGGCCGCTCGCACTGCCTCGAAGGGAATTGTCCGCAGCTCCGGCGCAAGGGCTACCGCCGAGAAACCGGCCATTCGAAGAACGGGAATTGCCGTCCAGTCGCGCGGGTCAAAAATCGATGAAGTGATCGTTTGTGGCGGTGGTGCCATGAATGCGACGCTGATGTCGGCAATCAGCGAATGCGCTCGGCGCTTTGGCATTGCGGATGAATTGCGGATCAGACCCATGGACGAATTCGGCATCTCCACACAGGCCAAAGAGGGTGTGTCATTCGCGATGCTCGCGGTGGCTTGTGTCGATCGGATTCCGGCGAACCTGCCACAGGTGACTGGGGCGAGGCGGCCGGTGGTGCTCGGGCAGATCTGTGATCTTCGTCATTCAAGGATGAATGACATTGATGGGAGTTCATTGTGA
- a CDS encoding HD domain-containing protein: protein MTPNYPEPMRVRSAPPDVAQAFPTGLFDNAWLSRADGRPAADLLRDPYPHGGRHWLPFDRCSSSQVETLLGLMGALHAYDPHTSQHSIQVEAFATRLATMLRVNESERHLIRIAAVLHDIGKIAVPIQILAKPAKLTSEEFDIVKRHPGVAARILEPISFLKPVVPLVRHHHEWFDGSGYEHSLAGEEIPLGARIIQTADCIDAMMSPRSYKQSYSVERVISELRRGSGTQFDPHIAEAAIACLRTTPRPLPA, encoded by the coding sequence ATGACGCCGAATTATCCTGAACCGATGAGGGTTCGGTCCGCGCCGCCAGACGTTGCGCAGGCGTTTCCGACCGGCCTGTTTGACAACGCATGGCTCAGCCGGGCCGATGGCAGACCGGCCGCGGACTTACTTCGCGATCCCTATCCGCACGGCGGACGCCACTGGCTGCCATTTGACCGCTGCTCGTCGTCACAGGTCGAAACGCTGCTGGGATTGATGGGGGCGTTGCACGCGTACGATCCTCATACGTCACAGCACTCGATTCAGGTCGAGGCGTTCGCGACGCGCCTGGCGACGATGTTGCGAGTCAACGAATCGGAGCGGCATCTCATACGCATTGCGGCGGTTCTGCACGACATCGGAAAGATCGCCGTGCCGATCCAGATTCTTGCCAAGCCGGCGAAACTGACCTCCGAAGAGTTCGATATCGTCAAGCGTCACCCCGGCGTGGCCGCCCGCATTCTTGAGCCCATTTCCTTCCTCAAGCCGGTTGTGCCACTTGTTCGGCATCACCATGAGTGGTTTGACGGCTCGGGATATGAGCACAGCCTCGCCGGTGAGGAGATTCCATTGGGTGCCCGAATCATCCAGACCGCCGACTGCATCGACGCCATGATGTCGCCGCGCAGCTACAAGCAGAGCTACAGCGTGGAGCGAGTCATCAGTGAGCTTCGCCGAGGCAGCGGCACGCAGTTCGACCCCCATATTGCGGAAGCGGCGATCGCCTGCCTCAGGACGACGCCACGACCTCTTCCAGCCTGA
- the fsa gene encoding fructose-6-phosphate aldolase, producing MKFFLDTANLDEIRAGAAMGLVDGVTTNPSLVAKEGKDFKTLVGQICEVISGPVSAEVVSTECNAMMKEARELSKIADNIIVKLPTIAEGVKALKICAEEGIKTNLTLIFQPLQALAVAKCGATFCSPFLGRLDDISHDGMDLIADIRTIYDNYHFATEILAASLRHPLHVVQAAKLGADVGTMPYKVFEMMLKHPLTDIGLEKFLADWGKMKS from the coding sequence ATGAAGTTCTTTCTCGACACCGCCAATCTCGATGAAATCCGCGCCGGCGCCGCGATGGGCCTTGTTGACGGCGTCACCACGAACCCCAGTCTTGTCGCCAAGGAGGGCAAGGACTTCAAAACGCTCGTGGGGCAGATTTGCGAGGTCATTTCAGGGCCCGTCTCAGCGGAGGTGGTTTCTACCGAATGCAATGCGATGATGAAGGAAGCTCGCGAGCTTTCCAAGATCGCCGATAATATCATTGTCAAGCTGCCGACCATCGCCGAAGGCGTGAAGGCCCTGAAGATCTGCGCGGAGGAAGGGATCAAGACCAACCTGACGCTCATTTTTCAGCCGCTTCAGGCATTGGCGGTGGCGAAGTGTGGTGCGACTTTCTGTTCCCCGTTTCTCGGCCGGCTCGATGACATCAGCCACGACGGCATGGACCTCATCGCAGACATTCGCACCATCTATGACAACTATCACTTCGCCACGGAGATCCTCGCGGCCAGCCTCCGCCATCCCCTACACGTCGTGCAGGCGGCGAAACTGGGCGCGGACGTGGGCACCATGCCCTACAAGGTCTTCGAGATGATGCTGAAGCACCCGCTCACCGACATCGGCCTGGAGAAATTCCTCGCGGATTGGGGCAAGATGAAGAGCTGA
- a CDS encoding DNA-3-methyladenine glycosylase I encodes MARNRRNVDPNDGKVRCRWAAVDPILAAYHDREWGKRIRTDGGHLQRMAAEIFQCGLSWKIVLVKMPALTAGFHGFELSRVARMTSKDVNRLCNDASIIRNRKKIEATIHNARVMMELKAAHRSYVRWLDRLSTDSSADIAALYQLFRKTFRFMGPETTRCYLMGCGKLPPEHDRECWLAQGNM; translated from the coding sequence ATGGCGCGGAATCGTAGGAACGTCGATCCGAACGACGGCAAGGTGCGATGCCGATGGGCCGCCGTCGATCCAATACTGGCTGCCTACCATGATCGAGAGTGGGGCAAACGCATCAGAACGGACGGCGGACACCTTCAGCGAATGGCCGCCGAGATTTTTCAGTGCGGCCTGTCGTGGAAGATTGTGCTCGTGAAGATGCCCGCATTGACAGCCGGATTCCACGGCTTTGAGCTTTCACGCGTGGCACGGATGACATCGAAGGATGTCAATCGACTCTGCAACGACGCGTCGATAATCCGCAATCGGAAGAAGATTGAGGCGACAATTCACAACGCGCGGGTGATGATGGAATTGAAGGCTGCACATCGCAGCTATGTGCGTTGGCTTGACAGGCTCTCAACTGACAGCTCCGCGGACATTGCCGCGCTCTATCAATTGTTCAGGAAGACCTTCAGGTTTATGGGGCCTGAAACCACCCGATGTTATCTGATGGGTTGCGGAAAATTGCCGCCCGAACACGATCGCGAGTGCTGGCTGGCTCAGGGAAACATGTGA